A genomic window from Bacillota bacterium includes:
- a CDS encoding Crp/Fnr family transcriptional regulator, with protein MEPFELTLNPILDDIERIIVREAGSIVHYARGEVIFAAGDIPDRIYLIERGWTKTYRLSTDGKKVTVGSIRCPGHLMGLAETLLEVERTCFAGAVSNVSMSVLTKRQFEDLLSRHPVLGIKINKLLGSRMREAEGLIHEMVCWQAPGRLARTLMKMGSQIGRKGTNGIILDIELTHEEIASMVGVSRQTVTSLLNTFKKEQSIAYEGRSIRIVNPDKLNKWVV; from the coding sequence GTGGAGCCATTTGAATTAACTTTAAACCCAATTTTAGACGATATTGAAAGGATAATAGTCAGAGAAGCCGGTTCCATAGTACATTATGCCAGAGGAGAGGTAATTTTTGCTGCGGGAGATATTCCAGACCGTATTTATCTTATAGAGAGAGGATGGACAAAAACGTACCGTCTTTCAACTGATGGTAAAAAAGTTACCGTGGGTAGCATTCGTTGTCCCGGACATCTTATGGGGCTGGCCGAAACTTTACTAGAGGTTGAACGTACATGTTTTGCTGGAGCTGTAAGTAATGTTTCCATGTCTGTCCTAACTAAAAGGCAATTTGAAGACTTGTTAAGCAGGCATCCGGTTTTAGGTATAAAGATAAATAAGCTATTAGGGTCGAGAATGCGCGAAGCTGAAGGTCTAATCCATGAAATGGTTTGCTGGCAGGCTCCCGGCCGATTAGCGAGGACATTAATGAAAATGGGTAGTCAAATAGGAAGGAAAGGCACGAATGGCATCATTCTCGATATAGAGCTTACTCACGAAGAAATCGCCAGTATGGTGGGAGTCTCAAGGCAGACAGTCACCTCATTGCTTAACACCTTCAAAAAAGAACAATCCATCGCCTATGAGGGA
- a CDS encoding DUF3795 domain-containing protein yields MEYNNVLQHLAPCGLDCVRCADYEHGEIKQLSSRLIQILGNYRRVAKIKNENKPIFSGYSQFEEILTSLSNGSCSGCRGQNVLCPITTCFAKTCHKEKNVDFCFQCNEYPCVKQFTGRLRERWRYINDRMKDIGVVEYYYEQVKLPRY; encoded by the coding sequence ATGGAATATAATAATGTATTGCAACATCTTGCTCCCTGTGGTCTGGATTGTGTGAGATGTGCCGATTATGAACACGGGGAAATAAAACAATTAAGTTCACGGCTTATTCAAATACTGGGTAATTATAGGAGGGTAGCAAAAATAAAAAATGAAAATAAACCTATTTTTAGCGGTTACTCTCAGTTTGAAGAAATCCTAACTTCTTTGTCAAATGGTTCATGTAGCGGATGTAGAGGTCAAAATGTGCTATGTCCGATAACGACTTGTTTCGCTAAAACCTGTCATAAAGAGAAAAACGTTGATTTTTGCTTTCAATGCAATGAATATCCTTGTGTAAAACAGTTTACCGGTCGTTTAAGGGAACGCTGGAGATATATAAATGACCGCATGAAGGATATTGGCGTAGTCGAATATTATTATGAGCAGGTTAAGTTACCCCGATATTAA
- a CDS encoding ferroxidase, translating into MAVITKIFQVTAGTLSLPGRSVPFWGFSDFFWGSPQYPGPVVEATAGDQLIVWLIRNFSQPVGEPLSIVFPGQENVMVRKVPSGPFIYEPVQPQYSSGKMISLANFLDEQNDFIIDYSFFANKPGIYLYESGTNSEKQIQMGLYGVIIVRPEGYSTPGHPSYKTAYGAGTGSDYDVEKVLVLSEIDSIMHENVLPGVYYDMLKFNPDFWVINGRSFPDSISEDNTSGQPYGSKIDCQVGQRVLLRTINAGFQNHTFHLGGFTGRIVAEDSFPLRARELDATYEKTGFTLGSGQSVDIIFTPTTPGEYHLYDREYHHLVNNDMFPGGMMTVINISN; encoded by the coding sequence ATGGCAGTAATTACAAAAATTTTTCAAGTAACCGCCGGAACTTTATCTCTTCCGGGCAGGAGTGTTCCTTTTTGGGGTTTTTCCGATTTTTTTTGGGGAAGCCCTCAATACCCCGGTCCCGTAGTCGAAGCGACCGCCGGTGATCAGTTAATAGTATGGTTAATTAGAAATTTTTCACAGCCGGTGGGAGAACCTTTGTCAATAGTTTTTCCGGGACAAGAAAATGTTATGGTAAGAAAAGTTCCCAGCGGACCCTTCATATATGAACCCGTGCAGCCCCAATATTCCTCGGGAAAAATGATATCTTTAGCTAATTTTCTTGATGAGCAAAATGACTTTATCATTGATTATAGTTTTTTTGCCAATAAGCCTGGCATCTATTTATATGAAAGCGGCACAAACTCTGAAAAACAAATTCAAATGGGCCTATATGGCGTCATTATTGTACGTCCGGAAGGCTATAGTACTCCCGGCCATCCCAGCTACAAGACAGCTTATGGTGCCGGTACCGGTTCTGATTATGATGTGGAAAAAGTACTGGTTTTAAGTGAGATTGACAGTATCATGCATGAAAATGTTCTCCCTGGGGTTTATTACGATATGCTTAAATTTAATCCTGATTTTTGGGTGATCAACGGGCGTTCCTTTCCGGATTCAATCAGTGAGGATAATACCTCCGGACAGCCTTACGGCTCGAAAATAGATTGCCAAGTGGGGCAACGAGTATTATTAAGGACAATAAATGCCGGGTTCCAAAACCATACGTTTCATCTGGGCGGCTTTACGGGCCGGATAGTGGCTGAGGACAGTTTTCCTTTGAGAGCCCGAGAATTAGATGCCACTTATGAAAAAACGGGATTTACCCTGGGTTCAGGACAGAGTGTTGATATAATATTTACCCCTACCACTCCGGGTGAATACCATTTGTATGACAGGGAGTATCATCACTTGGTGAACAACGACATGTTTCCGGGAGGAATGATGACTGTAATTAATATTAGTAATTGA
- a CDS encoding copper oxidase — MPIIDLWAKEGYLSTPDGNSIYFWGFAKSETGPAQLPGPYIIAKQGETITVNLHNMLSEPVSVSFPGQPEVLADGQPVAPRYSNGQLLSFVNHAESGSTVTYTFTPTHPGTFMYESGTTPHKQVPMGLYGGLLVRPTDYNPDINEYKTVYGFGTNTEYDREYLLITGEIDPSLHQAVREERPYHVSKYLPRYWTLNGRCAPDTMFLDNVNYLPHQPYGSMVMGQPGEKILMRYIGAGVDNHPLHPHGSHARVVAMDGRLLRNGSIDLSFKRFTVLVGAGQTYDLIYQWDGLGYTPENTIPTTLPDKRNMGIGDAGWTMWSGSPYLGRKGDIPVGVVSYNEFGEYYFMLHSHEELQITNWGEFPGGMMTWVAIYSSLSPDVGMLK, encoded by the coding sequence ATGCCTATAATTGACCTTTGGGCCAAAGAAGGCTACTTAAGTACACCTGATGGTAACAGTATCTACTTCTGGGGTTTTGCTAAAAGTGAAACCGGGCCTGCTCAGTTACCGGGACCTTATATAATTGCTAAACAGGGAGAAACAATTACCGTTAACCTGCATAACATGCTCTCCGAACCAGTCTCCGTTTCTTTTCCCGGTCAACCGGAAGTTTTGGCAGATGGGCAACCGGTAGCACCCCGTTATAGTAACGGTCAGTTATTGTCCTTTGTAAACCATGCAGAATCGGGGAGCACGGTGACGTACACTTTTACCCCCACTCACCCAGGAACCTTTATGTACGAAAGTGGGACCACCCCACACAAGCAGGTTCCCATGGGATTATACGGTGGGTTATTGGTACGTCCCACTGATTATAACCCTGATATTAACGAATATAAAACGGTATACGGCTTCGGGACAAATACCGAGTATGACCGTGAGTATTTGCTGATAACGGGGGAAATTGACCCTAGCTTGCACCAGGCGGTCAGAGAGGAAAGACCATATCATGTTAGTAAATACTTACCACGATATTGGACACTAAACGGTCGCTGCGCACCGGATACTATGTTCTTGGATAATGTGAATTACCTTCCTCACCAACCCTATGGCTCCATGGTAATGGGCCAGCCCGGCGAAAAGATATTGATGCGTTATATCGGGGCAGGGGTCGATAACCATCCCCTACACCCGCACGGTAGCCACGCCAGGGTAGTGGCAATGGACGGAAGGTTGCTCAGGAACGGCAGTATCGATCTTTCATTTAAAAGATTTACAGTCCTCGTTGGTGCAGGGCAGACTTATGATTTGATTTACCAGTGGGATGGCCTGGGCTATACCCCTGAAAATACTATACCCACGACTTTACCTGACAAGAGAAATATGGGTATTGGTGACGCGGGCTGGACCATGTGGAGTGGGAGTCCTTATCTTGGAAGGAAAGGGGATATTCCGGTTGGAGTTGTTTCCTATAATGAGTTCGGTGAATACTACTTCATGCTGCATTCGCACGAAGAACTGCAGATAACTAACTGGGGAGAGTTTCCCGGCGGTATGATGACCTGGGTTGCTATTTATTCTTCTCTTTCTCCTGATGTTGGAATGCTAAAATAA
- a CDS encoding copper oxidase, translating into MSVVEKHFGATDGWANMPDGTTHYIFGFVDITGVPENQIYEYRGQATLLAPLLEAYEGDDVYLTLTNLGLPNRPDLDDTHTIHWHGFPNQIPLWDGVPEASISVPVGRSFTYFFQPLHPGTYIHHCHFEPVEHIQMGMVGPLTVRPRLEKDLGRMFAYNDENTAYDREALIFLTELDPEPHHLVANVQEFDWTEYSPEYWLISGRSYPDTVKPVDDPGLPLQPFSSLVEAYEGEKVLLRFVNIGFQQHSIQVLGMPLKIVGQDARPLRGYNGEDISHWRNTVYISAGQTADAIFTAPKSGIYPLYNRNHHKNTIAGNSFGGMVTEIKVYQRRE; encoded by the coding sequence ATGAGTGTCGTTGAAAAACACTTCGGTGCCACAGACGGGTGGGCAAACATGCCCGACGGCACCACCCATTATATATTTGGTTTTGTTGATATTACCGGTGTTCCGGAGAACCAAATTTATGAGTATCGGGGCCAAGCAACTCTACTGGCCCCTTTACTGGAAGCCTATGAGGGTGATGATGTTTATTTAACTCTAACCAACCTGGGTTTGCCCAATAGACCCGATCTAGATGATACCCATACCATTCACTGGCACGGTTTCCCAAATCAGATTCCTTTGTGGGACGGTGTCCCTGAGGCCTCGATTTCAGTACCGGTAGGGAGGAGCTTTACTTACTTTTTTCAACCATTGCATCCGGGTACCTATATTCACCATTGTCACTTCGAACCTGTGGAACATATACAGATGGGAATGGTAGGCCCTTTGACAGTTCGCCCCCGGTTAGAAAAAGATTTGGGCCGGATGTTTGCCTATAATGATGAAAACACCGCGTATGACCGTGAAGCCCTGATTTTTTTAACGGAATTGGATCCTGAACCTCACCATTTAGTAGCTAATGTTCAAGAGTTTGACTGGACAGAGTACAGCCCGGAGTACTGGCTGATTAGCGGGCGAAGTTACCCGGACACAGTAAAACCCGTTGATGACCCGGGTCTCCCGTTACAACCTTTTTCGTCCCTTGTCGAAGCCTATGAAGGGGAAAAGGTATTGCTGCGGTTTGTGAATATAGGTTTTCAACAGCACAGCATCCAGGTACTGGGGATGCCGCTGAAAATAGTAGGGCAAGATGCCCGGCCGCTGCGGGGTTATAATGGTGAAGATATCAGCCATTGGAGAAACACTGTCTATATCTCTGCCGGTCAAACCGCAGATGCTATCTTTACCGCCCCAAAATCAGGGATTTATCCCCTTTATAATCGCAACCACCACAAAAACACCATTGCCGGGAACTCATTTGGCGGCATGGTTACAGAAATAAAGGTCTATCAAAGGAGAGAGTAA
- a CDS encoding pectin esterase, whose amino-acid sequence MENKNKEPVFKSKELIDAPREYSNLTIMLEEVITGNPIHAFKFIINENNIGDPQVELSEEERDPSLFPSLRPGASHSPVVATGESSEDLEPVVSLPNGEYIVSVLAPSYKMGGTWVTMDGTDKTIELALHPNPLPLSKIRVHVFHDNNPVNGEDDVPLEYGIEGFNIVIEDAVGEVIVDYFGNPLGTEYERDELDNLVLDPSGNPIPVPGTGGRIITDANGDALIDNLPPGKYGVQAIPPDGTDWIQTTTIEGTHIIDAWIEEGNDGYSPREGFKMPLVWIGFVSPLSFGPPSPWETGKITGRILTVIEFIPPFKPLTLGDPVDRPWIALSDIGGNDQQVYTGRGDSNGNFEIEHVPPGLYQMAIWDEPLDYIISFRTVQVGPGETVDMGDIGIPRWYGYIKGTVFNDLNGNGVRDPGETGIPNVEVGTRFKDGSIQYGTVTDMRGNYILKEIFELERFAVAEVGFTRRGYTGATVTPDFGIPVTNSANPAALCRDALGNYIRCSETYPGALTLAVLTWAAKTNRIDWGKRLYSDGGNGGISGIIYYATMRNETDPRYAVAEGYEPGIPGVTLNLYRTATGESGQILQEELINTVTTDAWEHPTGCMDPDGNIDENCTEVPGISNQVKPGVFDGGYAFETYWDPYYGHSEAVEKPLPLGIYIVEVVTPSGYKVLDKDGSVNTDQGDEFKSASLTRMPPAPYLPTTPPDFDVYKKVVKLTEGLNAPADFFLYTDVPVPGRIVGFLLDDVNLETNPEFIYYGEKRGIPNTPVGIRDFSGRLITTVHSDINGIFEVLLPSTYTRNVPTPAGVAPGMYQVIGNDPGDPDNPNEHYNPNYQTLILVFDVWPGKTTYADVALFPITAFVGTPGAQFSQPPQCSDPENTPQIFRVSRIQVNVMHPDDTNRTVRILGSGFGLAPGRVTLDGRDISILEWTDGTIQALVPRMFDEVEPGPAQLLVTNSTGYTSPTGITFHLRREGAYWPNIARVRKDGSADYTTIQAAIDNEPDETIVVVSAENYYESPILYKSIKLQGLGAGGIRPDGSTVAGSVIDGRFFLSYINQWLDKLDGIDFEGPELFPADQVKEITRGQVLTVVGRQEAYSDSFNPHVDGFKITGARGEDGGGIYVNAHCNYLAVSNNIIQSNGGGFSGGITIGKAYVGDNFNANITIRHNRLLNNGGISLAGGIGVFNGTNDYEIAYNDICGNYSAEYGGGISHFGHSPGGKIHHNRVLFNASFDEGAGVFVGGEQPVPPSILTAGSGEVDIFNNLIQGNVANDDGGGIRLLQPLDYRINIYNNVIVNNVSTDLGGGIALDDASNSVIVNNTIAKNITSATAEDSDGLPHAAGLVSEANSAAFQAYLNDLYTDPPNFSNPILFNNIFWDNRAGTFKQSLNEGRGGINGIGAAGDPEPVNVMDLEVFGIPALLNPQYCSLTQPYAGGSNNISGDPVFIEEYDTELTAVAFNMEPDFKSVKIVTVVPELAGNYQLTGNSRVIDQGINEVATETEIIPAPETDFEGINRPQGAGYDMGAYEYINLP is encoded by the coding sequence ATGGAGAATAAAAATAAGGAGCCTGTTTTTAAATCAAAAGAACTTATTGATGCACCAAGGGAATACAGTAACTTGACTATCATGCTTGAAGAAGTTATCACCGGAAACCCCATACATGCCTTCAAATTCATCATTAATGAAAACAACATAGGGGATCCTCAAGTTGAACTCTCTGAAGAAGAAAGAGACCCAAGTTTATTTCCCTCATTGAGGCCCGGAGCAAGCCATAGTCCGGTAGTTGCGACAGGGGAATCTTCAGAGGATTTAGAACCGGTGGTGTCACTGCCAAACGGTGAATACATTGTCTCAGTATTAGCTCCTTCCTACAAGATGGGCGGTACATGGGTGACAATGGACGGCACAGATAAAACAATAGAACTAGCTTTACACCCTAATCCTCTACCGCTATCCAAGATTCGGGTTCATGTTTTTCATGATAATAATCCCGTCAATGGTGAGGATGACGTTCCATTAGAATACGGAATTGAAGGTTTCAATATCGTAATAGAAGATGCAGTGGGTGAGGTAATAGTAGACTACTTTGGAAACCCTCTTGGTACTGAATATGAACGGGATGAATTAGATAACTTGGTTTTAGACCCATCCGGCAATCCTATCCCTGTCCCTGGTACCGGGGGAAGAATAATTACCGACGCCAACGGGGATGCGTTAATAGATAATCTTCCCCCCGGTAAATATGGAGTGCAAGCTATTCCCCCGGATGGGACGGACTGGATTCAAACAACTACCATAGAAGGAACTCACATTATCGATGCCTGGATAGAAGAAGGTAACGACGGTTATAGTCCCCGGGAAGGTTTCAAAATGCCCCTGGTATGGATTGGATTTGTCTCACCCTTGTCATTCGGCCCCCCAAGCCCCTGGGAAACCGGGAAAATTACCGGCAGGATACTTACCGTAATTGAATTTATCCCACCATTTAAGCCGCTAACCCTTGGAGATCCCGTTGACCGTCCGTGGATTGCCCTTAGTGACATTGGAGGTAATGACCAGCAGGTTTATACCGGACGTGGTGACAGTAACGGTAACTTTGAAATCGAACATGTCCCACCGGGTTTATACCAAATGGCTATCTGGGATGAACCCCTGGATTATATCATTTCCTTTCGCACTGTACAGGTAGGTCCGGGTGAAACAGTAGATATGGGCGATATTGGCATACCCAGATGGTATGGCTATATTAAGGGTACTGTTTTTAATGACCTTAATGGTAACGGAGTCCGTGATCCGGGAGAAACAGGCATTCCAAATGTTGAAGTAGGGACCCGGTTTAAGGACGGCAGCATACAGTATGGTACTGTAACGGATATGCGCGGCAACTACATCTTAAAAGAGATTTTCGAACTGGAACGTTTTGCCGTGGCTGAAGTAGGATTTACCCGCCGGGGTTATACCGGGGCTACGGTCACTCCGGATTTCGGAATACCGGTTACTAATTCTGCTAATCCTGCTGCCTTATGTCGGGATGCTCTTGGAAACTACATCAGATGCTCAGAAACCTATCCTGGCGCACTGACTCTTGCCGTGTTAACCTGGGCGGCCAAGACTAACCGTATTGACTGGGGTAAGAGGCTTTATTCTGATGGGGGAAACGGAGGTATCTCGGGTATAATCTATTATGCCACCATGCGTAACGAAACCGACCCGCGGTATGCGGTGGCTGAAGGCTACGAGCCGGGGATTCCAGGCGTAACCCTTAACCTTTACCGGACGGCCACCGGTGAAAGCGGCCAGATTTTGCAGGAAGAGCTTATCAATACAGTTACCACCGACGCTTGGGAGCATCCCACGGGCTGCATGGATCCCGACGGCAACATTGATGAAAACTGCACAGAGGTTCCCGGTATTTCCAACCAGGTGAAACCGGGAGTATTTGATGGTGGCTATGCCTTCGAAACTTACTGGGACCCCTATTATGGTCACTCTGAAGCAGTGGAAAAACCCCTTCCCTTAGGAATTTATATTGTTGAAGTGGTAACACCGTCAGGGTATAAGGTGCTTGATAAAGATGGTTCGGTTAATACCGATCAGGGGGATGAATTTAAAAGCGCTTCACTCACGCGTATGCCGCCCGCACCATACCTTCCTACAACTCCCCCAGATTTTGATGTCTATAAGAAGGTAGTGAAACTTACCGAAGGTCTTAATGCCCCGGCAGATTTTTTCTTGTATACTGACGTTCCCGTTCCGGGTCGCATCGTTGGCTTTTTACTGGATGACGTAAACCTGGAAACTAATCCTGAGTTCATATACTACGGTGAAAAAAGGGGAATACCCAATACCCCCGTAGGTATTCGCGACTTTTCCGGAAGATTGATTACCACAGTGCATTCAGATATCAACGGTATTTTTGAAGTGCTGTTACCTTCAACCTATACCCGTAATGTACCCACTCCAGCGGGAGTGGCACCTGGGATGTACCAGGTTATCGGCAACGATCCGGGAGACCCGGATAATCCCAATGAACATTATAATCCCAATTACCAGACTCTAATATTAGTCTTTGATGTATGGCCCGGGAAAACAACTTACGCCGACGTAGCGTTATTTCCCATCACTGCCTTTGTTGGAACACCGGGAGCGCAATTCTCTCAACCCCCTCAATGTAGTGATCCGGAAAATACCCCGCAAATATTCAGGGTAAGCCGAATCCAAGTCAATGTAATGCATCCTGATGATACTAACCGGACCGTCAGAATTTTGGGGTCGGGCTTCGGGCTTGCTCCGGGCCGGGTCACTTTGGATGGAAGAGATATATCCATTTTGGAATGGACTGATGGGACAATTCAAGCCTTGGTGCCTCGCATGTTTGACGAAGTGGAACCAGGCCCGGCGCAATTACTGGTAACCAATTCCACTGGTTACACAAGCCCCACCGGTATTACATTTCACTTGCGCCGGGAAGGCGCTTACTGGCCCAATATCGCCAGGGTAAGAAAAGATGGTTCTGCTGATTACACCACTATTCAGGCTGCCATTGACAATGAACCTGATGAGACAATTGTTGTTGTATCGGCTGAAAATTATTATGAGAGTCCCATTTTATATAAAAGCATTAAACTTCAAGGTTTGGGGGCAGGTGGTATAAGGCCGGACGGATCGACTGTCGCAGGATCCGTTATTGACGGGCGCTTCTTCCTTTCTTATATTAATCAATGGCTTGATAAACTGGACGGCATTGATTTTGAAGGGCCGGAACTATTCCCTGCTGACCAGGTAAAGGAGATCACCAGAGGTCAGGTATTGACGGTGGTAGGCCGGCAAGAAGCCTATAGTGATAGCTTCAACCCCCATGTGGACGGTTTTAAAATTACCGGTGCCAGGGGTGAAGATGGTGGTGGAATATATGTCAACGCGCACTGCAACTATCTTGCTGTAAGCAATAACATTATTCAGAGCAATGGCGGGGGTTTCAGCGGTGGTATTACCATCGGTAAAGCCTATGTAGGAGACAATTTTAATGCTAATATTACTATCCGCCATAATCGCTTACTGAATAACGGCGGCATTAGCCTGGCCGGGGGTATTGGTGTATTTAATGGTACAAATGACTATGAGATTGCGTACAACGACATATGCGGAAACTATTCCGCTGAGTACGGTGGAGGCATATCTCACTTTGGGCACAGCCCTGGTGGTAAAATCCATCATAACCGGGTTCTTTTTAACGCTTCATTTGACGAGGGTGCGGGTGTCTTTGTAGGCGGGGAACAGCCGGTACCACCGTCAATACTTACTGCCGGGTCGGGAGAAGTGGACATTTTTAATAATCTCATCCAGGGTAATGTTGCTAACGACGACGGTGGTGGTATTCGTCTGTTACAGCCATTGGACTACCGCATCAATATATATAATAACGTTATTGTAAATAATGTATCCACTGACCTGGGCGGGGGAATTGCTCTTGATGATGCATCTAATTCGGTCATCGTTAACAACACTATCGCTAAGAATATAACTTCCGCTACAGCAGAAGACAGCGACGGACTACCCCATGCTGCAGGGCTGGTGAGTGAAGCAAACAGCGCAGCCTTTCAGGCTTACCTTAATGATTTATACACTGATCCTCCTAATTTCAGTAACCCGATTTTATTCAACAATATCTTTTGGGACAACAGAGCGGGCACTTTTAAACAGTCACTTAACGAAGGCAGAGGAGGCATAAACGGTATTGGAGCCGCAGGCGACCCGGAACCTGTCAACGTTATGGATTTGGAAGTATTCGGCATTCCTGCTCTTCTCAATCCTCAATACTGCAGCCTGACACAACCATATGCCGGAGGTAGTAATAACATCAGCGGAGACCCTGTATTTATAGAAGAGTACGATACCGAGTTAACAGCTGTGGCCTTTAATATGGAACCCGATTTTAAATCGGTTAAGATAGTAACCGTTGTGCCTGAACTTGCCGGTAATTATCAGCTAACGGGTAATTCCCGGGTAATAGATCAGGGCATCAATGAAGTTGCTACCGAGACAGAAATAATACCGGCACCGGAAACAGATTTTGAGGGGATAAACAGACCGCAGGGCGCCGGTTATGACATGGGGGCATATGAGTATATAAACCTTCCTTAG
- a CDS encoding DUF3231 family protein — MGISIFKRNNSPKEQLDVSSTHNLWDLLRARYDSIEATQMLRNFVHDKDLDILLGMFLKHFQTQTEQLEKEAKNFKIKVPSRPVIDIKTSTNIDEITDKFIYKRVYADMLAEMLSLNSSVRTTLTNDRLRSTFKSYLLSHVSDFELLYKYGKLKGWEEVAPAYKTTKPAEKELISTSEAYHIWRNISDRYIQSQLTDFFLGFAHDLEFKAILKEGAKVISKQLKLIESKALNFEVQLPERPPSSLVTPIDPENLEDRFMYQIIFKGIDDSIDLHLRAIIATLRNDPLRKIFLNLYNEELNIHDNFIKYGKMKGWALVPPIYIEPN; from the coding sequence TTGGGTATTTCGATATTTAAGAGAAACAATTCACCCAAAGAACAACTTGATGTATCAAGTACACATAACTTATGGGATTTATTGAGAGCAAGGTACGATAGTATTGAAGCTACTCAGATGCTGAGAAACTTTGTACATGATAAAGACCTTGATATTCTTTTAGGAATGTTTCTAAAACACTTTCAGACACAGACTGAGCAACTTGAAAAAGAAGCGAAAAACTTTAAAATCAAAGTCCCTTCAAGGCCTGTAATTGATATAAAAACATCAACTAACATAGATGAAATCACTGACAAGTTTATTTACAAGAGAGTATACGCCGACATGCTTGCTGAAATGCTTTCATTAAATAGTTCAGTACGAACTACACTTACTAATGATAGATTAAGGAGTACATTTAAATCTTACTTACTATCACACGTAAGTGATTTCGAATTACTTTATAAATATGGCAAGTTAAAAGGGTGGGAAGAAGTTGCACCTGCATACAAGACCACCAAACCAGCAGAAAAAGAACTTATATCTACCAGCGAAGCATACCATATTTGGCGAAATATTAGTGACAGATATATTCAAAGTCAATTAACTGATTTTTTCTTGGGCTTTGCCCATGATTTAGAATTTAAAGCTATATTAAAAGAAGGGGCTAAAGTTATCAGTAAGCAGCTTAAATTAATAGAAAGCAAAGCATTAAATTTTGAGGTGCAACTGCCGGAAAGACCTCCATCTTCTTTGGTAACTCCTATAGATCCTGAAAACTTAGAGGATAGGTTCATGTATCAAATAATATTCAAAGGCATAGATGATTCCATAGATCTACATTTAAGGGCTATAATTGCTACTCTAAGAAATGACCCTTTGCGCAAGATATTTTTGAACTTATACAATGAAGAACTTAATATACATGATAATTTTATAAAGTATGGAAAAATGAAAGGATGGGCATTAGTGCCACCTATTTATATTGAACCAAATTAA